The following coding sequences lie in one Frigoribacterium sp. SL97 genomic window:
- a CDS encoding class II aldolase/adducin family protein — protein MTATTTKSAKTAAERLVDAGRALVAAGLSPGSSGNVSVRDGEQLLMTGTGTMLGSLTVDDLSVLALDGTVLAGPKPSKEVALHLALYLKNPGHRAVVHVHSPSAVALSCLEPWSEHCAVPPLTPYSLMRVGQVPLLPFVAPGDPTMGSLVTDSPLPFRAALLSNHGSVVSGEDVDRAVLGAVEVEEACRIALLTQGADRRLIPADQVAAITAASGMPWTGPTALG, from the coding sequence GTGACCGCCACGACCACGAAGTCCGCAAAGACCGCGGCCGAACGACTCGTCGACGCCGGCCGCGCCCTCGTCGCCGCCGGTCTGAGCCCCGGCAGCTCGGGCAACGTCAGCGTCCGCGACGGTGAGCAGCTGCTGATGACCGGCACGGGCACCATGCTCGGGTCGCTCACGGTCGACGACCTCTCGGTGCTCGCCCTCGACGGCACGGTGCTCGCCGGCCCCAAGCCGTCGAAGGAGGTCGCCCTGCACCTGGCGCTCTACCTCAAGAACCCCGGGCACCGGGCCGTCGTGCACGTCCACTCCCCGTCCGCGGTCGCCCTGTCCTGCCTCGAGCCCTGGTCCGAGCACTGCGCCGTGCCCCCGCTGACGCCGTACTCGCTCATGCGGGTCGGCCAGGTCCCGCTGCTGCCCTTCGTCGCCCCCGGCGACCCGACCATGGGGTCGTTGGTCACCGACAGTCCGCTGCCGTTCCGCGCCGCACTGCTGTCGAACCACGGCAGCGTCGTGAGCGGCGAGGACGTCGACCGGGCCGTCCTCGGTGCCGTCGAGGTCGAGGAGGCCTGCCGGATCGCCCTGCTGACCCAGGGCGCCGACCGCCGCCTCATCCCCGCCGACCAGGTGGCCGCCATCACCGCGGCGTCGGGCATGCCGTGGACGGGTCCCACCGCACTAGGCTGA
- a CDS encoding DeoR/GlpR family DNA-binding transcription regulator: MSPTAPLIPEQRRESIVEHLQRERVLSYRQLTDLLGVSQMTVRRDVATLEDEGRVTATPGGAKLTPRLLVEASRDVKQDVDVAQKRSIAREAAALVRDHMTVYLDAGTTVQAMREHLDDLTGLTVVTNDLATVRSFFDHPDVDLIVVGGRVDSANQSTLGRLTRLTLTELSLDLAFISSSSWDLTHGVTTPVEAKVEVKRAALEVAERSVLVADSSKYGRFGKYRALRLAELDTIVTDDRLGDEATAALVDAGLDLVVAAPGEPA; the protein is encoded by the coding sequence GTGTCCCCCACAGCCCCCCTCATCCCCGAGCAGCGGCGCGAGAGCATCGTCGAGCACCTGCAGCGCGAGCGTGTCCTGAGCTACCGGCAGCTGACCGACCTCCTCGGCGTCAGCCAGATGACGGTCCGACGCGACGTCGCGACCCTCGAGGACGAGGGGCGCGTCACGGCCACGCCCGGCGGTGCCAAGCTCACCCCGCGACTGCTGGTCGAGGCGAGCCGGGACGTCAAGCAGGACGTCGACGTCGCCCAGAAACGGTCCATCGCCCGCGAGGCCGCGGCGCTCGTGCGCGACCACATGACCGTCTACCTCGACGCCGGCACGACCGTGCAGGCCATGCGCGAGCACCTCGACGACCTCACCGGCCTGACGGTCGTCACGAACGACCTCGCGACCGTCCGGTCGTTCTTCGACCACCCCGACGTCGACCTCATCGTCGTCGGGGGCCGGGTCGACAGCGCGAACCAGTCGACGCTGGGGCGGCTGACCCGGTTGACGCTCACCGAGCTGTCGCTCGACCTCGCCTTCATCTCGTCGAGTTCGTGGGACCTCACGCACGGCGTCACCACGCCGGTCGAGGCCAAGGTCGAGGTCAAGCGGGCCGCGCTCGAGGTCGCCGAACGCTCGGTGCTCGTCGCGGACAGTTCGAAGTACGGGCGCTTCGGCAAGTACCGTGCCCTCCGCCTGGCCGAACTCGACACGATCGTGACCGACGACCGCCTGGGCGACGAGGCGACGGCGGCCCTGGTCGACGCCGGTCTGGACCTCGTGGTCGCCGCCCCGGGCGAGCCCGCCTGA
- the opgC gene encoding OpgC domain-containing protein: MPTLRHPSATVPRRRAAHRIGAALLAVAAFVPLVLGPAVLGDATSASAAAAPPEPSDTWFGPDLDWGSDGPDGYAGRLGATPSLYGVNIDYPLDQGAVEEWRRSARAAAAQGAVLVVSLEPTGRLADLDAADARRADDLLTEIDRQYGTLQLVRFAPEMNGNWQRWGQQPTAFVGAFRALADVVHAGDSQARMVWAPSYGAGYPFSDAVGRLTETPSSDVDLLDTNDDGRVTEADDPYGPYYPGDDAVDWVGQSMFFFAKGSASTAAGTSVPLVENQAPAAGEVEARFDETWGYTEAQPSTFYERFAEGRDRPMLLDTGALYAAGFDGAPELDVKQGWWRQVLDALPTHDRISGVTWLEVERDEAEAGDRPVDWRATAESGIAGALRTDLEASDRIDLGPVTDRVTSTDGDAATVQVRDGGGDEMGWIVACAVVLALVFLVSGVVGRLLPRWRYPDDGSPGRDLRIDLFRGFIILAVVITHIEVAGPFSFVTLKAVGAITGAEMFVFLSGIVLGMVYPLGIKKYGEKAAAIGAFVRARKQYVVTLAVILIVFALSFVPLLNTDAVTTFTDRGTGLTGGSAEGRVYDLYPNVDRLLDYPPPWYAVRQLLLLEMGPWPFNIMGLFVVLSLTIPALMWAIKRRAWWAVLLVSWAVYAVGVVFPDVHLLPSQFEPVFPLFAWQVLFTHGLVIGWYRRRIVTALTTRLGKVLVGVGVVGYAGFLALIWAGHAYGFAPGPIPTGLYDTLYATGYQRVDMQWGRLVDVALVVVCVYAILTVFWKPISAALGWFYVPLGQASLYVFIWQVFFVLAVASIPGLDRSDVVVGTIVHVVSVLLLWVMVKKKFLFSVIPR; encoded by the coding sequence GTGCCGACGCTGAGGCACCCGTCGGCGACGGTGCCACGTCGGCGGGCGGCCCACCGGATCGGCGCGGCCCTGCTCGCCGTCGCGGCGTTCGTGCCGCTGGTGCTGGGGCCGGCGGTGCTCGGGGACGCGACGTCCGCGTCGGCCGCCGCCGCGCCTCCTGAACCCTCGGACACGTGGTTCGGCCCGGACCTCGACTGGGGCTCGGACGGACCCGACGGCTACGCCGGTCGACTCGGCGCGACGCCGTCGCTGTACGGCGTCAACATCGACTACCCGCTCGACCAGGGCGCGGTCGAGGAGTGGCGCCGGTCGGCCCGTGCCGCGGCCGCCCAGGGCGCCGTGCTCGTGGTCAGCCTGGAGCCCACCGGGCGGCTCGCCGACCTGGACGCCGCGGACGCGCGCCGGGCCGACGACCTGCTGACCGAGATCGACCGGCAGTACGGCACGCTCCAGCTGGTGCGCTTCGCGCCCGAGATGAACGGCAACTGGCAGCGCTGGGGGCAGCAGCCCACGGCGTTCGTCGGGGCGTTCCGGGCCCTCGCCGACGTCGTGCACGCCGGGGACTCGCAGGCCCGCATGGTGTGGGCTCCGTCCTACGGTGCGGGCTATCCGTTCTCGGACGCCGTCGGCCGCCTCACCGAGACCCCCTCGAGCGACGTCGACCTGCTCGACACGAACGACGACGGGCGGGTCACCGAGGCCGACGACCCGTACGGGCCGTACTACCCCGGCGACGACGCGGTCGACTGGGTCGGCCAGTCCATGTTCTTCTTCGCCAAGGGCAGCGCCTCGACGGCCGCCGGCACGTCGGTGCCGTTGGTCGAGAACCAGGCCCCGGCGGCGGGCGAGGTCGAGGCACGCTTCGACGAGACCTGGGGCTACACCGAGGCTCAGCCGTCGACGTTCTACGAGCGCTTCGCCGAGGGGCGCGACCGACCCATGCTGCTCGACACGGGCGCCCTCTACGCCGCCGGGTTCGACGGTGCCCCCGAGCTCGACGTCAAGCAGGGCTGGTGGCGTCAGGTGCTGGACGCCCTGCCGACCCACGACCGGATCTCCGGCGTCACCTGGCTCGAGGTCGAGCGGGACGAGGCCGAGGCGGGCGACCGACCCGTCGACTGGCGGGCCACGGCCGAGTCGGGCATCGCCGGGGCGCTGCGCACCGACCTCGAGGCGTCCGACCGGATCGACCTCGGGCCGGTCACCGACCGCGTGACCTCGACCGACGGCGACGCCGCGACCGTGCAGGTCCGCGACGGCGGCGGCGACGAGATGGGCTGGATCGTGGCCTGTGCCGTGGTGCTCGCCCTGGTCTTCCTGGTGAGCGGCGTCGTCGGGCGCCTGCTGCCCCGCTGGCGCTACCCCGACGACGGATCACCCGGTCGCGACCTGCGCATCGACCTCTTCCGCGGGTTCATCATCCTGGCCGTCGTCATCACGCACATCGAGGTCGCGGGGCCGTTCTCGTTCGTCACGCTGAAGGCCGTCGGGGCGATCACGGGCGCAGAGATGTTCGTGTTCCTCAGCGGCATCGTGCTCGGCATGGTCTACCCGCTCGGCATCAAGAAGTACGGCGAGAAGGCGGCCGCGATCGGCGCGTTCGTCCGGGCGCGCAAGCAGTACGTCGTGACCCTCGCGGTCATCCTGATCGTCTTCGCGCTGAGCTTCGTGCCGCTCCTGAACACGGACGCGGTCACGACCTTCACCGACCGCGGGACGGGCCTGACCGGCGGCTCGGCGGAGGGGCGGGTCTACGACCTCTACCCGAACGTCGACCGCCTGCTCGACTACCCGCCGCCGTGGTACGCGGTCCGTCAGCTGCTGCTGCTCGAGATGGGGCCGTGGCCGTTCAACATCATGGGCCTGTTCGTCGTGCTGAGCCTGACGATCCCCGCCCTGATGTGGGCGATCAAGCGGCGTGCCTGGTGGGCCGTGTTGCTGGTCAGCTGGGCGGTCTACGCCGTCGGCGTGGTCTTCCCCGACGTCCACCTCCTGCCGTCGCAGTTCGAGCCGGTGTTCCCGCTCTTCGCCTGGCAGGTGCTCTTCACCCACGGTCTCGTCATCGGCTGGTACCGGCGTCGGATCGTGACGGCGCTGACCACCCGCCTCGGCAAGGTGCTGGTCGGCGTGGGGGTCGTCGGCTACGCCGGGTTCCTCGCGCTGATCTGGGCCGGGCACGCCTACGGGTTCGCCCCGGGGCCGATCCCGACGGGCCTCTACGACACCCTGTACGCGACCGGCTACCAGCGGGTCGACATGCAGTGGGGCCGGCTGGTCGACGTGGCCCTCGTGGTCGTCTGCGTCTACGCGATCCTCACGGTGTTCTGGAAGCCGATCTCGGCGGCCCTCGGCTGGTTCTACGTCCCCCTCGGGCAGGCCAGCCTCTACGTGTTCATCTGGCAGGTCTTCTTCGTGCTCGCCGTCGCGTCGATCCCCGGGCTGGACCGCTCGGATGTGGTCGTCGGCACGATCGTCCACGTGGTCTCGGTGCTGCTGCTCTGGGTGATGGTGAAGAAGAAGTTCCTGTTCTCGGTCATCCCCCGCTGA
- a CDS encoding ATP-binding protein, translated as MTERPGPVVIDVAVEPESIDLVQNAFEAWWTSLGDDSLETRFSFETAIVEIAANVVEHSRRSEADRGRRFTLELSATDDRLTAVFHDNGMPSEIDLSAVSMADLEDEDGRGLALALLSLESLDYRHEDGRNVWTLVCRR; from the coding sequence ATGACTGAGCGTCCCGGCCCCGTCGTCATCGACGTGGCCGTCGAACCCGAGAGCATCGACCTGGTGCAGAACGCCTTCGAGGCGTGGTGGACCTCGCTCGGCGACGACTCGCTCGAGACGCGCTTCTCGTTCGAGACCGCGATCGTCGAGATCGCGGCGAACGTCGTCGAGCACTCGCGCCGGTCCGAGGCCGACCGCGGTCGCCGCTTCACCCTCGAGCTCTCCGCCACCGACGACCGGCTGACGGCCGTCTTCCACGACAACGGCATGCCCAGCGAGATCGACCTCAGCGCCGTCTCGATGGCCGACCTCGAGGACGAGGACGGTCGCGGCCTGGCCCTGGCGCTCCTCAGCCTCGAGAGCCTCGACTACCGCCACGAGGACGGCCGCAACGTGTGGACGCTCGTGTGCCGACGCTGA
- a CDS encoding STAS domain-containing protein, with amino-acid sequence MMTVTVEAVEGGCVLSPQGRLTVVSTPQLRDEVAARLAAGDRLIIVDLSGTTFVDSSGLGALVSCLKSARQAGGDLRLVAPTEQVSMVLRLTNLDRILKPRASVSAALDD; translated from the coding sequence ATGATGACCGTCACCGTCGAGGCCGTCGAAGGCGGCTGCGTGCTCTCCCCACAGGGGCGCCTCACCGTGGTCTCGACACCACAACTCCGCGACGAGGTGGCCGCGCGTCTCGCGGCCGGCGACCGCCTCATCATCGTCGACCTCTCGGGCACGACCTTCGTGGACTCGTCGGGCCTCGGGGCCCTCGTGTCGTGCCTCAAGTCGGCACGCCAGGCCGGGGGAGACCTACGGCTGGTGGCCCCCACCGAGCAGGTCTCGATGGTGCTGCGCCTCACGAACCTCGACCGCATCCTCAAGCCCCGCGCCTCGGTCTCGGCCGCCCTCGATGACTGA
- a CDS encoding glycosyltransferase, translating into MVTIRVAVLLASLAGLNYIVWRWTSSVNWSSWWIAVPLILAETYSVIDSLLFGLGAWRLRERGEPPTAPDPDGLETRVTVDVFVTTYNEEVELVMRTALAAQRIDYPHTTWILDDGGRPEIRAAAEAAGIGVITRSDDWADRPRHAKAGNLNNALLSTEGEFLLILDADQVPKPEILDRTLGYFKDERIALVQTPQWFENVPESDPLGSQAPLFYGPIQQSKDGWNSAFFCGSNAVLRREALMQLGVARYVTEVEAAVRRAVRTSRKLLVRAREEAVGQPRVLEALDDAETVVERARAEFAAGESIGDVTYRFQRSIDTIAFRFADADLAAMKGDLAELAAMSLGPDTFDALDEAALDLLAQRSSSPLAAIESISLLVGALDVDRGSEAQAIMPLATISVTEDMATAMRLHGLGWRSVYHDETLAIGLAPEDLATMMTQRLRWAQGTMQVFFRENPLVQKGLSWGQRLMYFSTMWSYLSGFAAVVYIAAPVLCLSFGVVPVQAYSVDFFARLIPFLVFNQLLFWVVAAGRPTWRGQQYSLALFPVWIASVTTAFQNVYRGRALGFSVTPKTKQAATGPRWDLVRPQIWAVACLVAALVLVGVRYATGQAEGLAPLVNIAWVLFDLVIFSIIVRAVLYPGPSAPHDKEQS; encoded by the coding sequence ATCGTCACGATCCGGGTGGCGGTCCTGCTGGCGTCGCTCGCAGGCCTGAACTACATCGTCTGGCGGTGGACCTCGTCGGTGAACTGGTCGTCGTGGTGGATCGCGGTGCCGCTGATCCTCGCCGAGACGTACAGCGTGATCGACTCGCTGCTGTTCGGCCTCGGGGCCTGGCGGCTGCGTGAGCGTGGCGAGCCGCCGACCGCGCCCGACCCCGACGGCCTCGAGACGCGGGTCACGGTCGACGTCTTCGTCACCACGTACAACGAGGAGGTCGAGCTCGTCATGCGCACCGCCCTCGCGGCGCAGCGCATCGACTACCCGCACACGACGTGGATCCTCGACGACGGGGGTCGCCCCGAGATCCGTGCCGCCGCCGAGGCCGCGGGCATCGGCGTCATCACCCGGTCGGACGACTGGGCCGACCGGCCGCGCCACGCGAAGGCCGGCAACCTCAACAACGCCCTCCTGTCGACCGAGGGCGAGTTCCTGCTGATCCTCGACGCCGACCAGGTGCCGAAGCCCGAGATCCTCGACCGCACCCTCGGTTACTTCAAGGACGAGCGGATCGCTCTCGTGCAGACGCCGCAGTGGTTCGAGAACGTGCCGGAGTCCGACCCCCTGGGCAGTCAGGCGCCGCTGTTCTACGGCCCCATCCAACAGTCCAAGGACGGCTGGAACAGCGCCTTCTTCTGCGGGTCGAACGCGGTACTCCGTCGGGAGGCGCTGATGCAGCTGGGCGTCGCGCGGTACGTCACCGAGGTCGAGGCGGCCGTGCGTCGAGCCGTCCGCACGTCGCGCAAGCTGCTGGTGCGGGCACGCGAAGAGGCCGTCGGCCAGCCCCGCGTGCTCGAGGCGTTGGACGACGCCGAGACCGTGGTCGAGCGGGCCCGCGCCGAGTTCGCCGCGGGGGAGTCCATCGGCGACGTCACCTACCGGTTCCAGCGCAGCATCGACACGATCGCCTTCCGTTTCGCCGACGCCGACCTCGCGGCCATGAAGGGCGACCTCGCCGAGCTCGCCGCCATGTCGCTCGGCCCCGACACGTTCGACGCCCTCGACGAGGCGGCCCTCGACCTGCTCGCGCAGCGGTCGTCCTCCCCGCTCGCCGCCATCGAGTCGATCTCGCTGCTCGTCGGGGCGCTCGACGTCGACCGCGGCTCCGAGGCGCAGGCGATCATGCCCCTGGCCACGATCTCGGTCACCGAGGACATGGCCACGGCGATGCGCCTCCACGGGTTGGGCTGGAGGTCGGTCTACCACGACGAGACCCTCGCGATCGGGCTCGCGCCCGAGGACCTCGCGACCATGATGACGCAGCGACTGCGCTGGGCCCAGGGCACCATGCAGGTGTTCTTCCGCGAGAACCCGCTCGTGCAGAAGGGCCTGTCGTGGGGTCAGCGCCTCATGTACTTCTCCACCATGTGGAGCTACCTCTCGGGCTTCGCCGCCGTGGTCTACATCGCGGCGCCCGTGCTCTGCCTGTCGTTCGGCGTCGTGCCGGTGCAGGCCTACAGCGTCGACTTCTTCGCCCGCCTGATCCCCTTCCTGGTCTTCAACCAGCTGCTCTTCTGGGTGGTCGCGGCGGGCAGGCCGACCTGGCGGGGGCAGCAGTACTCGCTGGCGCTCTTCCCGGTCTGGATCGCCTCGGTCACCACGGCGTTCCAGAACGTCTACCGCGGCCGCGCGCTCGGCTTCTCGGTGACGCCCAAGACGAAGCAGGCGGCCACCGGCCCCCGGTGGGACCTCGTCCGACCGCAGATCTGGGCCGTCGCCTGCCTCGTCGCCGCACTCGTCCTGGTCGGCGTCCGCTACGCCACCGGGCAGGCCGAGGGCCTCGCGCCGCTCGTCAACATCGCCTGGGTGCTCTTCGACCTGGTGATCTTCAGCATCATCGTCCGGGCCGTTCTCTACCCGGGGCCCTCGGCACCCCACGACAAGGAACAATCATGA
- a CDS encoding GAF domain-containing SpoIIE family protein phosphatase, producing MIRDEVREERRQRAVETLGIVESGHEARLDRVTRVARAVFGVPLSSVTVMDHERALFVGRAGFDDPESGRTDTPCSLVTDSGEIVTTDDARVDPRFAHLGAFNDNGLRFYAGHPLRDGSGNVVGSFCLMDAEPRQLSDDEMAEFRDLAAWAQVELLADADASAARSTQQALLPAQPLEVEGVRVEGVCLPSLSVGGDYYDYGLIGRFVHVAVGDVMGKGVGAAIIGSSVRAACRAASPQVASGPELGLAVDRIERAVRTDLQRTGTFVTYFHAVLDLDTDELSFVDAGAGLSIIVRADGSVQHLAGTGLPLGLDEQQQHVTETTRLGVGDQLIVMSDGVLDVLDDEFDWALEVGRLATRPATGGADGAAGLGLLGSMAALTERRLSRDDVTVVVMDRRA from the coding sequence GTGATCAGGGACGAAGTCCGCGAAGAACGTCGGCAGCGAGCGGTCGAGACGCTCGGCATCGTCGAGTCGGGCCACGAGGCCCGCCTCGACCGCGTGACCCGCGTCGCCCGGGCCGTGTTCGGGGTGCCGCTGTCGTCGGTCACCGTCATGGACCACGAGCGCGCGCTCTTCGTCGGCCGGGCGGGCTTCGACGACCCCGAGTCCGGGCGCACCGACACCCCGTGCAGCCTCGTGACCGACTCGGGCGAGATCGTCACCACCGACGACGCCCGCGTCGACCCGCGGTTCGCCCACCTGGGCGCCTTCAACGACAACGGGCTGCGGTTCTACGCCGGTCACCCGCTGCGCGACGGATCGGGCAACGTCGTGGGGTCGTTCTGCCTCATGGACGCCGAGCCCCGGCAGCTCTCGGACGACGAGATGGCCGAGTTCCGCGACCTGGCCGCCTGGGCCCAGGTCGAGCTCCTCGCCGACGCCGACGCCTCGGCCGCCCGGTCCACGCAGCAGGCGCTGTTGCCGGCCCAGCCCCTCGAGGTCGAGGGCGTCCGTGTCGAGGGCGTCTGCCTGCCCTCGCTGAGCGTCGGGGGCGACTACTACGACTACGGACTCATCGGCCGGTTCGTGCACGTGGCCGTCGGCGACGTGATGGGCAAAGGCGTCGGGGCGGCCATCATCGGGTCCTCCGTCCGGGCGGCCTGTCGTGCGGCCTCACCGCAGGTCGCCTCCGGACCCGAACTCGGCCTCGCGGTCGACCGCATCGAACGAGCCGTGCGGACCGACCTGCAGCGCACCGGGACGTTCGTCACGTACTTCCACGCCGTCCTCGACCTCGACACGGACGAACTCTCGTTCGTCGACGCCGGGGCGGGGCTGTCGATCATCGTCCGGGCCGACGGCAGCGTGCAGCACCTGGCGGGCACGGGGCTGCCGCTCGGGCTCGACGAGCAGCAACAGCACGTCACCGAGACGACCCGCCTCGGCGTCGGCGACCAGCTGATCGTCATGAGCGACGGCGTCCTCGACGTCCTCGACGACGAGTTCGACTGGGCCCTCGAGGTCGGGCGGCTCGCGACACGGCCCGCCACCGGCGGTGCCGACGGCGCCGCCGGCCTCGGCCTGCTCGGATCGATGGCGGCCCTGACCGAGCGACGCCTCTCGCGCGACGACGTCACCGTCGTCGTCATGGACCGTCGCGCGTGA
- a CDS encoding ribbon-helix-helix domain-containing protein, protein MATMNVSLPDGLKHFVEAQVDERGYGTSSEFIRELIRREQARARLRELVVDGMASGAGSDLDEQYLDRLRDRVHRAGADRA, encoded by the coding sequence ATGGCCACCATGAACGTCTCGCTGCCCGACGGTCTGAAGCACTTCGTCGAGGCCCAGGTCGACGAGCGCGGTTACGGGACGAGCAGCGAGTTCATCCGCGAGCTGATCCGTCGTGAGCAGGCGCGCGCCCGCCTCCGCGAACTCGTGGTGGACGGCATGGCGTCCGGGGCGGGCTCGGACCTCGACGAGCAGTACCTCGACCGCCTCCGTGACCGCGTGCACCGCGCCGGGGCCGACCGCGCGTGA
- a CDS encoding type II toxin-antitoxin system RelE/ParE family toxin codes for MTSRRADHDIESAVDHYLDEGAHAAALDFVDAIDDARSLISAHPTLGSARFAVETGIDGLRSLALRRFPFVVLYTDDTDAMRVHRVLHTSRDLPVEFSGA; via the coding sequence GTGACCTCGCGACGCGCCGACCACGACATCGAGTCGGCCGTCGACCACTACCTCGACGAGGGGGCGCACGCAGCCGCGCTCGACTTCGTCGACGCCATCGACGACGCGCGGTCGCTCATCTCGGCGCATCCCACCCTGGGGTCGGCCCGGTTCGCCGTCGAGACCGGGATCGACGGCCTGCGGAGCCTGGCGCTCCGCCGCTTCCCGTTCGTGGTGCTCTACACCGACGACACGGACGCCATGCGGGTCCACCGGGTGCTGCACACCAGCCGAGACCTCCCGGTCGAGTTCTCCGGAGCCTGA
- a CDS encoding Asp23/Gls24 family envelope stress response protein — MSESTHHVTPIDIDAAASTRATSPEEVLEHTIGVTVLGVSGVHALGTASQRLAGALRTAIGTGSVPGVRAGTTDEGLVVDIAVVAEYPTNVTTLADTVRTQVKHAVGQLDGEEVTVNVTVTDVHGPFDSDEDAADKVNAAADKAKQTVSDAGDRAKEAGEKTKAAAGEARDRAATAAGDLSDKARTAAGDLSDKARELGDKAGEVAEQAKATAGEVGEKAAAKADDVADDARDVADQARHAAADALDSAADRGDDARSTTADATDAALDTTSEVVADARAKAADAVDGVADAVDENRASDGDATRASSGDAHDARDADGADVTVTVDGGTVTVEVDSDSDAQVVVDGDDVATTEK, encoded by the coding sequence ATGAGCGAGTCCACCCACCACGTCACCCCCATCGACATCGACGCCGCGGCGTCCACCCGGGCCACCTCACCCGAAGAGGTCCTCGAGCACACGATCGGCGTCACCGTCCTCGGCGTCTCGGGCGTCCACGCCCTCGGCACCGCGTCCCAGCGGCTCGCCGGCGCCCTGCGCACGGCGATCGGCACGGGCTCCGTCCCCGGCGTCCGCGCCGGCACCACCGACGAGGGACTCGTGGTCGACATCGCCGTCGTCGCCGAGTACCCGACGAACGTCACCACGCTCGCCGACACCGTCCGCACGCAGGTCAAGCACGCCGTCGGGCAGCTCGACGGCGAGGAGGTCACGGTCAACGTCACCGTCACGGACGTGCACGGCCCGTTCGACTCGGACGAGGACGCCGCCGACAAGGTGAACGCCGCCGCGGACAAGGCGAAGCAGACCGTGTCCGACGCCGGCGACCGGGCGAAGGAGGCCGGCGAGAAGACCAAGGCCGCCGCCGGCGAGGCACGCGACCGCGCCGCGACCGCCGCGGGCGACCTGTCCGACAAGGCTCGGACGGCCGCGGGCGACCTGTCCGACAAGGCCCGCGAGCTGGGCGACAAGGCCGGCGAGGTCGCCGAGCAGGCGAAGGCCACCGCGGGCGAGGTCGGCGAGAAGGCGGCCGCCAAGGCGGACGACGTCGCCGACGATGCCCGCGACGTGGCCGACCAGGCGCGGCACGCTGCTGCCGACGCCCTCGACTCCGCGGCGGACCGTGGCGACGACGCCCGCTCGACGACCGCCGACGCCACCGACGCCGCACTGGACACGACGTCCGAGGTCGTCGCCGACGCCCGCGCGAAGGCCGCCGACGCCGTGGACGGCGTGGCCGACGCGGTGGACGAGAACCGGGCCTCGGACGGCGACGCCACCCGCGCCTCCTCGGGCGACGCCCACGACGCCCGCGACGCCGACGGTGCCGACGTCACCGTGACGGTCGACGGCGGAACGGTCACGGTCGAGGTCGACTCCGACAGCGACGCGCAGGTCGTCGTCGACGGCGACGACGTCGCCACGACGGAGAAGTGA
- a CDS encoding DUF6286 domain-containing protein: protein MSTASLYKRIVRRETHSSRAGIAITLAVLLIVALAWIGTEAVLAAVGTAPLLLAPTDLVGSTLDAASAPVGVLTAVAVVVALIGLVLIVVSLAPGRRGRRGAKAERTVAVVDDRVIARSLARTASYAGDVDPSQVSVSVGKRSALIEVTRTSGRQTDVRSIDEAVRDELGAYDFSPALRHKVKLSEKGTVGS from the coding sequence ATGAGCACCGCATCGCTCTACAAGCGCATCGTGCGCCGTGAGACGCACTCGTCGCGGGCCGGCATCGCCATCACCCTCGCCGTCCTGCTGATCGTCGCCCTGGCGTGGATCGGCACCGAGGCGGTCCTCGCCGCCGTCGGGACGGCTCCGCTGCTCCTGGCGCCGACCGACCTCGTCGGTTCGACCCTGGACGCCGCGAGTGCTCCGGTCGGCGTGCTGACCGCCGTCGCGGTCGTCGTCGCGCTGATCGGGCTCGTCCTGATCGTCGTGTCGCTCGCGCCGGGCCGTCGTGGCCGTCGTGGCGCGAAGGCCGAGCGCACCGTGGCAGTGGTCGACGACCGGGTCATCGCCCGCTCGCTGGCCCGCACCGCGAGCTACGCCGGCGACGTGGACCCCTCGCAGGTCAGCGTCAGCGTGGGCAAGCGCAGCGCCCTGATCGAGGTCACCCGCACCTCCGGCCGTCAGACCGACGTCCGCAGCATCGACGAGGCCGTCCGCGACGAACTGGGCGCCTACGACTTCAGCCCGGCCCTGCGTCACAAGGTCAAGCTGTCCGAGAAAGGAACGGTCGGGTCATGA
- a CDS encoding DUF2273 domain-containing protein produces the protein MTATTTGMLVGAVLALTALAFGFWAFVFVAIAMAIGFGVGRVVEGKLDVRGLADALRGRRSS, from the coding sequence GTGACCGCCACGACCACCGGCATGCTGGTCGGCGCCGTCCTGGCGCTGACCGCCCTGGCCTTCGGCTTCTGGGCCTTCGTGTTCGTCGCGATCGCCATGGCGATCGGGTTCGGCGTCGGCCGTGTCGTCGAGGGCAAGCTCGACGTCCGCGGCCTCGCCGACGCACTCCGCGGGCGGCGGTCGTCGTGA